The Comamonas sp. GB3 AK4-5 genome includes a region encoding these proteins:
- a CDS encoding efflux RND transporter periplasmic adaptor subunit, translated as MNASITTGRVHPAALLLELGHRARQSATVQELEFLLVNDSRLLLPYRQAVWWTHQWGVQALSGVVQPDRNVPYAQWVAQVCRHLVQQQSAACVLTAVDLPPDLASQWAQWWPAHAVWLPMHLKSGAGEAAAAGVLWAGPEPVPADRLPLLVEWGDMWIHAWQALQRQRLGSPRQWWARLRHQQTRQAWWRRPVVWAASALLVLAAWPVHLTVLAPGELVAAQPVVLRAPMDGVVEQIHVQPNEMVQEGQLLFSLDEAQIASRLEVSQQALQTAEAEYRQFAQLALGDMRSKSQLAALAGKIGERRAEQAFLTEQRQRAQVLAPRAGMVLFDAPTEWIGKPVQTGERVMRIAQPDVVEVEAWLPIGDAIALQVGAPVQLYLAADPLQAVQAQLRYMAYDAVARPDGAYAYRVRAGLLQPGAQRIGLKGTAKLQGEKVSLAYWMVRKPWASIRQWVAL; from the coding sequence GTGAATGCATCGATAACAACGGGCCGCGTGCACCCTGCAGCGCTGCTGCTGGAGCTGGGCCACCGGGCCCGGCAATCTGCCACGGTGCAGGAGCTGGAGTTCCTGCTGGTCAATGACAGCCGCTTGCTGTTGCCGTATCGGCAGGCCGTGTGGTGGACGCATCAATGGGGGGTGCAGGCTCTGTCCGGCGTGGTGCAGCCGGACCGCAACGTGCCCTATGCCCAGTGGGTGGCGCAGGTCTGCCGCCATCTGGTGCAGCAGCAAAGCGCCGCCTGTGTGCTGACGGCGGTCGATCTGCCTCCCGACTTGGCGTCGCAGTGGGCGCAATGGTGGCCGGCCCATGCGGTGTGGCTGCCCATGCACCTCAAGTCCGGGGCGGGTGAGGCCGCGGCCGCAGGTGTGTTGTGGGCCGGGCCAGAGCCTGTACCGGCCGACCGCCTGCCGCTGCTGGTGGAGTGGGGAGACATGTGGATCCATGCCTGGCAGGCCCTGCAGCGTCAGCGTCTGGGTTCGCCACGCCAGTGGTGGGCACGCCTGCGACACCAGCAAACCCGGCAGGCCTGGTGGCGCCGGCCCGTGGTGTGGGCCGCGTCTGCGCTGCTGGTGCTGGCAGCCTGGCCGGTGCATTTGACGGTGTTGGCCCCCGGCGAGCTGGTGGCCGCACAGCCGGTCGTGCTGCGCGCCCCCATGGATGGGGTGGTGGAGCAGATCCATGTGCAGCCCAACGAGATGGTGCAAGAAGGTCAGCTGCTGTTCAGCCTGGACGAAGCGCAAATTGCCAGCAGGCTGGAAGTGTCGCAGCAGGCCTTGCAGACGGCCGAGGCCGAATACCGCCAGTTTGCCCAGCTGGCACTGGGCGATATGCGCTCCAAATCCCAGCTGGCGGCCCTGGCCGGCAAGATTGGGGAGCGGCGCGCCGAGCAGGCCTTTTTGACCGAACAACGCCAGCGCGCCCAGGTCCTGGCGCCGCGTGCCGGCATGGTGCTGTTTGACGCGCCCACGGAATGGATAGGCAAGCCGGTGCAGACTGGCGAGCGCGTGATGCGCATTGCACAGCCGGATGTGGTGGAGGTGGAAGCCTGGCTGCCGATTGGCGATGCCATTGCACTTCAGGTCGGTGCTCCGGTGCAGCTGTATCTGGCTGCAGACCCGCTGCAAGCCGTGCAGGCGCAGCTGCGGTATATGGCGTATGACGCCGTGGCCCGCCCGGATGGTGCCTACGCCTACCGTGTGCGTGCCGGACTGCTGCAGCCGGGTGCACAGCGCATAGGCCTCAAAGGTACGGCCAAGCTGCAAGGGGAGAAGGTCAGCCTGGCGTACTGGATGGTGCGCAAGCCCTGGGCCAGTATTCGCCAGTGGGTGGCGCTGTGA
- a CDS encoding HlyD family efflux transporter periplasmic adaptor subunit, translating to MIGQPQAWQPLREELDLLAGPVLADGQPSWTLHDPVRNLFFQLDWASFEVLRRWHMADAQAIARDVGGHTTLHVSAADVEVLQQFLQGNELLQPPLHGASALDAQWQRRRAGWSQWLLHNYLFFRVPLLRPDRWLTRWAPRLDFLFRPGFWWLTLAALLWGLWGVARSWEVFRATLVDMWSLQGLLAYGVTLLGVKCLHEVGHGITAKRYGCKVPAMGVAFLVLWPVAYTDTNEVWKLTRRDQRLKVAAAGITTELLIAVWALLAWLWLPEGWPKSSAFLLATTTWVSTVLINASPFMRFDGYFLLSDYLQLPNLHSRAFALARWDLRERLFALGEAPPEHFGPTRQRLLIVFAWVTWIYRLVLFLGIAALVYHFFIKAVGILLFGVEILWFIAKPLWSELKAWHERGAQIARSRRARRSALVLLGLLALLVVPWPVPVHSSGMLQATAQWQLHAPEAAQLVQKPLDEGSLVTADTHLFALASPVLQAAALSNQARLQQVVQQSAAAGMDGELRRDWQVWQDRQAEALAQQAALDADAARYQVQAGGSGMLRDVDPDLQAGAWLARRELLGRVVDTQRLEVVAYVEEQALHRIRPGDSGLFITEGSGSKTLALRVRSIDQDASRSLNEGALAAPAGGNVPVRSQQEILYPEQPVYRVVLDVVPGEALPAWAGQHRWRGRVSIRGAWEAPSAQFVRSAASVFWREAGF from the coding sequence GTGATCGGGCAGCCCCAGGCCTGGCAGCCGCTGCGTGAGGAGCTGGATTTGTTGGCAGGGCCGGTGCTGGCCGATGGCCAGCCCAGTTGGACCTTGCATGACCCGGTGCGCAATCTGTTTTTTCAGCTCGATTGGGCCAGCTTTGAAGTGCTGCGCCGCTGGCATATGGCCGATGCCCAGGCCATTGCCCGTGATGTAGGGGGCCACACCACCTTGCATGTGAGCGCGGCCGATGTCGAGGTGTTGCAGCAGTTTTTGCAGGGCAATGAGTTGCTGCAACCTCCGCTGCATGGCGCTTCGGCACTGGATGCGCAGTGGCAGCGCCGGCGTGCGGGCTGGTCGCAGTGGTTGCTGCACAACTACCTGTTTTTTCGGGTGCCGCTGCTGCGCCCGGACCGCTGGCTGACACGCTGGGCACCGCGTCTGGATTTTTTGTTTCGCCCAGGCTTTTGGTGGCTGACGCTGGCCGCGTTGCTGTGGGGGCTGTGGGGCGTGGCCCGCTCCTGGGAGGTGTTTCGTGCCACCTTGGTGGACATGTGGAGCCTGCAAGGCCTGCTGGCCTATGGTGTCACGCTGCTGGGTGTGAAGTGTCTGCATGAGGTGGGCCATGGCATCACCGCCAAACGCTATGGCTGCAAGGTGCCGGCCATGGGCGTCGCTTTTTTGGTGTTGTGGCCGGTGGCCTATACCGATACCAACGAGGTCTGGAAACTGACGCGCCGCGACCAGCGCCTGAAAGTGGCCGCAGCCGGCATCACCACCGAGCTCTTGATCGCCGTATGGGCCTTGCTGGCCTGGCTGTGGCTGCCCGAGGGCTGGCCTAAGTCCTCGGCGTTTTTGCTGGCCACCACCACCTGGGTGAGCACGGTGCTGATCAATGCCAGCCCCTTCATGCGTTTTGACGGCTATTTTCTGCTGTCTGACTATTTGCAGCTGCCCAATTTGCACAGCCGTGCATTTGCCCTGGCGCGCTGGGATTTGCGCGAGCGACTGTTTGCACTGGGCGAAGCGCCACCCGAGCACTTTGGGCCCACGCGCCAGCGCCTGCTGATTGTCTTTGCCTGGGTCACATGGATTTATCGCCTGGTGCTGTTCCTGGGGATTGCGGCCCTGGTCTACCACTTCTTTATCAAGGCGGTGGGTATTTTGCTTTTTGGAGTCGAGATCTTGTGGTTCATCGCCAAACCCCTGTGGTCCGAGTTGAAAGCCTGGCACGAGCGCGGGGCGCAGATTGCACGCAGCCGGCGTGCACGCCGCAGTGCGCTGGTGTTGCTGGGCCTGTTGGCGTTGCTGGTGGTGCCTTGGCCGGTGCCGGTGCACAGCAGCGGCATGCTGCAAGCCACTGCGCAGTGGCAGCTGCATGCGCCCGAGGCCGCGCAACTGGTGCAAAAGCCCCTGGACGAGGGCAGCTTGGTGACGGCGGACACCCACCTGTTTGCCCTGGCATCGCCGGTGCTGCAGGCCGCGGCCCTGAGCAACCAGGCGCGTTTGCAGCAGGTGGTGCAGCAATCGGCCGCAGCAGGCATGGATGGCGAGCTGCGGCGGGATTGGCAAGTCTGGCAGGACCGCCAGGCCGAAGCCCTGGCGCAGCAGGCCGCCTTGGACGCCGATGCGGCGCGCTACCAGGTGCAGGCTGGCGGCAGCGGGATGCTGCGCGATGTGGACCCGGATTTGCAAGCCGGTGCATGGCTGGCCCGCAGAGAGCTGCTGGGCCGTGTTGTGGACACGCAGCGCCTGGAGGTGGTGGCCTATGTTGAGGAGCAAGCGTTACACCGCATACGGCCGGGCGATAGCGGGTTGTTCATCACCGAAGGATCTGGCAGCAAGACCCTGGCGTTGCGCGTGCGCAGCATCGACCAAGATGCCAGCCGCAGCTTGAATGAAGGCGCACTGGCCGCACCGGCCGGCGGCAATGTGCCGGTGCGCAGCCAGCAAGAGATTCTCTACCCCGAGCAGCCGGTGTACCGAGTGGTGTTGGACGTGGTGCCGGGCGAGGCCCTTCCTGCCTGGGCGGGCCAGCATCGCTGGCGTGGCCGGGTCAGCATACGGGGCGCTTGGGAGGCCCCCAGTGCGCAGTTTGTGCGCAGCGCCGCCAGCGTGTTCTGGCGTGAGGCGGGGTTTTAG
- a CDS encoding plasmid replication/partition related protein, with translation MNPEEIQVLPELKAYIDPLTPDEHEALERSILDEGCRDALVLWGNILVDGHNRFGICQKHGLPFKTIQNERFQNMEDIHLWMIDQHLGRRSVSDFQRGVLALRKREIIAERRAAAAAAVNAAKAGAGEAASEAPWEGDTDPVVAQALANVPKVPEQALDTREALARAARLSAGQVKMIETIQEKAAPEVVAAVRAGELTLNAAAVVATLPLEEQQAMAAEGADGLKQGAKRVRDAKKKPKADKAEKPMTEDGAEAAAPASAEELQARVTELEAENERLRLQVKTLQELLAEQA, from the coding sequence GTGAATCCCGAAGAAATCCAGGTTCTGCCCGAACTCAAGGCCTATATCGACCCCCTGACCCCCGACGAACATGAGGCGCTGGAGCGCAGCATCCTCGACGAAGGCTGCCGCGATGCGCTGGTGCTGTGGGGCAACATCCTGGTGGACGGCCACAACCGCTTCGGCATCTGCCAAAAGCACGGTCTGCCCTTCAAGACCATACAGAACGAGCGCTTTCAGAACATGGAAGACATCCACCTGTGGATGATCGACCAGCACCTGGGCCGTCGCTCCGTCTCCGACTTTCAGCGCGGTGTGCTGGCCCTGCGCAAGCGCGAAATCATTGCCGAGCGCCGCGCCGCTGCCGCTGCTGCCGTGAATGCCGCCAAGGCCGGCGCTGGTGAAGCCGCCAGCGAAGCCCCCTGGGAAGGCGATACCGACCCCGTGGTGGCCCAGGCCCTGGCCAATGTACCCAAGGTGCCCGAGCAGGCCCTGGACACCCGCGAAGCCCTGGCCCGCGCCGCACGCCTGTCCGCCGGCCAGGTGAAGATGATTGAAACCATCCAGGAAAAGGCCGCCCCCGAAGTGGTGGCCGCCGTGCGCGCCGGCGAGCTGACACTGAACGCCGCCGCCGTGGTCGCCACCCTGCCCCTGGAAGAGCAGCAGGCCATGGCCGCCGAAGGCGCCGACGGCCTGAAGCAAGGCGCCAAGCGCGTGCGCGACGCCAAGAAAAAGCCGAAAGCAGACAAAGCCGAAAAGCCCATGACCGAGGACGGTGCAGAGGCCGCTGCGCCCGCATCGGCCGAAGAACTGCAGGCCCGCGTGACCGAGCTGGAAGCCGAGAACGAGCGCCTGCGCCTGCAGGTCAAGACGCTACAGGAGCTGCTGGCCGAGCAAGCTTAA